The following are encoded together in the Lathyrus oleraceus cultivar Zhongwan6 chromosome 3, CAAS_Psat_ZW6_1.0, whole genome shotgun sequence genome:
- the LOC127125703 gene encoding protein PSK SIMULATOR 1, producing MKGEMGSGSWLNSLWPVSRKNVLDNKAVVGILALEVASLMSKITNLWRSLSDWEVLSLREGIVNSVGIKMLVSEEDDYLMELVLNDILDNFRFLAQSVVRFGKRCTDPVYHRFEHFVCNPVQNYIHWSGWEYKWKKMEKKVKKMEKMVASTTQYCQELEVLAEVEQTFRRMQANPELHRLKLLEFQKKVACRRQEVRNLRDTSPWNRSYEYVVRLLVKSLFTILERIILVFGNNHHPSLQQGNDSHDVNANNFLRSQSFSVFMHSSIYPSENDLYGFNNSGSVGRRPYFLSNKSKKTKEHKKALHPSDKRGKHKRSESKQLGNIGPFKSCMSVTSNSPVIQSCVQQTNGYGGSMRLPDSHTKHVDKMKTAENSSLSSRIRIYSKLRINNISKPGSLTLGDAALALHYANMIVLIEKMASSPHSVDLKARDDLYNMLPTSIRIVTRAKLKCHATNKSSSFHDADIVAKWSTMLAQTLEWLAPLAHNTISWYSERNYEREHAAVKANVLLVQTLFYANQGKAEAAMVDLLVGLNYVFKIETKVGMRDRCEWQ from the coding sequence ATGAAAGGTGAAATGGGGAGTGGGTCATGGCTCAATTCTCTGTGGCCAGTTTCGCGCAAGAATGTGTTAGATAACAAGGCGGTAGTTGGAATTTTGGCGTTAGAAGTTGCGAGTTTGATGTCGAAGATAACTAATTTGTGGCGGTCTTTGAGTGATTGGGAAGTGTTGAGTTTGAGGGAAGGGATAGTGAATTCTGTCGGGATCAAAATGTTGGTTTCTGAGGAAGATGATTACTTGATGGAGCTTGTATTGAATGATATACTTGATAACTTTCGATTTCTAGCACAATCTGTTGTTAGGTTTGGTAAGAGGTGCACGGATCCTGTTTATCATCGGTTTGAACATTTTGTTTGCAATCCGGTTCAAAATTATATTCATTGGTCAGGGTGGGAGTATAAATGGAAAAAGATGGAAAAGAAAGTGAAGAAAATGGAAAAAATGGTCGCCTCCACAACACAATATTGCCAAGAGCTTGAGGTACTAGCAGAGGTTGAACAGACTTTTAGGAGAATGCAGGCGAATCCTGAACTCCATCGGCTAAAGTTACTCGAGTTTCAGAAGAAGGTCGCATGTCGTCGCCAGGAAGTGAGGAATCTAAGAGATACGTCGCCGTGGAATAGAAGTTATGAATACGTTGTCCGGTTGCTAGTAAAGTCACTATTCACCATACTCGAGAGGATCATACTTGTGTTTGGAAATAATCATCATCCGTCGTTGCAACAAGGAAACGACTCTCACGATGTGAATGCTAACAATTTTCTGCGCAGTCAATCCTTTTCGGTTTTCATGCATTCTTCCATTTATCCTTCGGAGAATGACCTCTATGGATTCAACAACTCGGGTTCTGTTGGGAGGAGGCCGTACTTTTTATCCAACAAGAGCAAGAAAACGAAAGAACATAAGAAGGCTCTTCATCCATCAGATAAACGCGGAAAGCACAAACGTTCGGAAAGCAAGCAGTTAGGAAATATCGGTCCATTCAAAAGTTGCATGTCTGTTACAAGCAACTCTCCTGTCATACAGAGCTGCGTGCAGCAGACAAACGGTTACGGTGGTTCCATGAGGTTGCCTGATTCTCATACGAAACATGTTGATAAAATGAAAACTGCAGAAAATTCATCTCTCTCCAGTAGAATTAGAATATATTCTAAATTACGTATCAACAATATCTCAAAGCCAGGTTCGCTTACCCTTGGTGATGCGGCTTTAGCCCTACATTATGCAAATATGATTGTATTGATCGAGAAGATGGCATCATCGCCTCACTCGGTTGACCTCAAAGCAAGAGATGATCTGTACAATATGCTTCCAACTAGTATACGAATTGTTACGAGGGCTAAGCTCAAATGTCATGCGACAAACAAGTCTTCCTCTTTCCATGATGCAGACATTGTAGCAAAATGGAGTACCATGCTCGCGCAGACATTGGAATGGTTGGCTCCACTTGCGCATAACACCATAAGTTGGTATTCTGAGAGAAACTATGAGAGGGAGCATGCAGCTGTAAAAGCAAATGTTTTACTAGTGCAAACTCTTTTTTATGCAAATCAAGGTAAAGCTGAAGCTGCAATGGTTGATCTTCTTGTTGGTCTTAACTATGTATTCAAGATTGAAACAAAAGTAGGTATGAGAGATAGATGTGAATGGCAATGA